The following are encoded in a window of Sulfitobacter sp. S190 genomic DNA:
- a CDS encoding M56 family metallopeptidase, which yields MIPGEALLNAFINANILIFVAYLLWLAVRFALNRGGLQHSHATQLKLLNTVFVAIILSPFLVLALGTLQSNGYAKSVNVNLSDMVVAYYLNGGFEMQATEFERLVNLRHTFMNNVINAAGWVALCAIAAFLVSMAIGTLRLCYSVICLFRIVSAGYTWRRIGRIHLRLSDRTLVPFSTRGLRNYYVVIPSHMLGQRQELAVSLAHEFQHLRQGDIEWEIILEALKPFFFFNPAYHAWKRQVENLRELSCDAEVLRRGRIDVRAYCDTLLSVCQQTLRKDRMFVVAVPKVTLVTADRSALRDGKMSFLQHRITALLDLRHLRRPRLLYAVTVMPMAAAIFLTAVAIQRPADWSQDRLMLSTVVNLERLDEINRLSTFGRIRN from the coding sequence ATGATACCGGGTGAAGCCCTTCTCAATGCGTTCATCAATGCCAATATCCTCATATTTGTCGCCTACCTGTTGTGGCTGGCGGTGCGGTTTGCCCTGAACCGCGGCGGCCTGCAGCACAGTCACGCCACACAGCTCAAGCTGCTCAACACCGTATTCGTCGCAATCATCTTATCGCCGTTTCTGGTGCTGGCGCTGGGAACGCTGCAATCGAATGGCTACGCCAAGAGCGTCAACGTCAACCTGTCGGACATGGTGGTCGCCTATTACCTGAACGGCGGGTTCGAGATGCAGGCGACCGAATTTGAACGGCTGGTCAATCTGCGCCACACCTTCATGAACAACGTCATCAACGCGGCAGGTTGGGTCGCGCTGTGCGCCATCGCGGCCTTTCTGGTCAGCATGGCCATCGGGACGCTGCGGCTTTGTTATTCGGTCATCTGCCTCTTTCGCATCGTATCGGCGGGCTATACGTGGCGCCGGATCGGCCGGATCCATCTGCGCCTGTCGGACCGGACGTTGGTGCCCTTCTCCACACGGGGGCTGCGCAACTACTATGTGGTAATCCCTTCGCATATGCTGGGGCAACGTCAGGAACTGGCCGTGTCGCTCGCGCATGAATTCCAGCATCTGCGGCAGGGCGACATCGAGTGGGAAATCATTCTCGAAGCGCTCAAACCGTTTTTCTTCTTCAACCCGGCCTATCACGCGTGGAAAAGGCAGGTCGAAAACCTGCGTGAACTCAGCTGTGATGCCGAAGTCCTGCGCCGGGGCAGGATCGACGTGCGTGCCTATTGTGACACGCTGCTGTCGGTGTGCCAGCAGACGCTGCGCAAGGACCGTATGTTTGTGGTCGCCGTTCCGAAGGTCACACTTGTGACTGCGGACCGGTCGGCGCTGCGGGACGGCAAGATGAGCTTTCTGCAGCACCGGATAACGGCGCTGCTGGATCTGCGACATCTGCGGCGGCCCCGCCTTTTGTATGCCGTGACCGTCATGCCGATGGCTGCCGCGATTTTCCTGACCGCCGTTGCGATACAGCGCCCGGCGGACTGGAGCCAGGATCGGCTGATGTTGTCGACAGTTGTCAATCTGGAACGGCTCGACGAAATCAACCGCCTGTCGACTTTTGGCCGTATCCGCAACTGA
- a CDS encoding BlaI/MecI/CopY family transcriptional regulator translates to MRQKKKSELLTEVELEFMNELWALGEGTVRDVLDQLPEGRDLAYTSGATILRILEQKEFVTSKKDGKRHVFKPTLGKDAYQTRSLRDLSVKLFDDTPVSLVARLVNDEDLSTEALGKIRALVDRRLKNDTG, encoded by the coding sequence ATGAGACAGAAGAAGAAAAGTGAACTGCTGACCGAAGTCGAACTGGAGTTCATGAACGAACTCTGGGCCTTGGGCGAGGGGACGGTACGCGATGTGCTGGACCAACTGCCCGAAGGCCGTGATCTGGCGTATACGTCAGGCGCGACGATCCTGCGCATACTCGAACAAAAGGAATTCGTCACCAGCAAGAAAGACGGCAAGCGCCATGTCTTCAAACCGACGCTGGGCAAAGACGCCTACCAGACCCGCTCGCTCAGGGATTTATCCGTTAAGCTGTTCGATGACACGCCGGTGTCATTGGTGGCGCGGCTCGTCAACGACGAGGATCTCAGCACAGAGGCATTGGGGAAAATTCGGGCCTTAGTGGATCGGAGGTTGAAAAATGATACCGGGTGA
- a CDS encoding LysR family transcriptional regulator: protein MFEWSDMRMFLAVVRHGSAAEAARHLGTNQTTVSRRIARLEAALSLTLFDFGARGAIPTEAARRLLADAEAMEAAADALDVRARDMTRRLSGTIRLTANPIAIRYAAGLTARFRQQHPEARFEIDSQPRTLSLEDGEADVALRPAVQLEGDTLVARKLMDHPWGFYASKPYIAQHGAPRSFDDLATHRLVRCTGEYSFSEPMASTQARYPQTTEITDISSLDGMIGLIHAGEGVGIAPRAEGDIDPLLEFCFGDPALKQGLWLVTSRAGHADPLIRGFMAFCAKHLPDIMRDLPPEWRM from the coding sequence ATGTTCGAATGGTCCGATATGCGGATGTTTCTTGCGGTGGTCCGTCACGGGTCTGCCGCCGAAGCGGCCCGTCATCTGGGCACGAACCAGACAACGGTCAGTCGCCGTATTGCGCGTCTCGAAGCGGCGCTTTCGCTCACGCTGTTTGATTTCGGGGCGCGCGGGGCCATTCCGACCGAAGCGGCGCGCCGTCTTCTGGCCGATGCCGAGGCGATGGAAGCGGCAGCAGACGCGCTCGATGTGCGCGCGCGTGACATGACGCGCCGCCTGTCAGGGACAATACGGCTGACGGCCAATCCCATCGCGATCCGGTATGCCGCAGGGCTGACCGCACGGTTCCGGCAACAACATCCAGAGGCCCGCTTCGAGATCGACAGCCAACCCCGCACACTTTCCCTCGAGGACGGGGAGGCCGATGTCGCTTTGCGCCCCGCGGTCCAGCTTGAGGGCGACACGCTCGTGGCGCGCAAGCTTATGGATCATCCGTGGGGCTTCTACGCGTCGAAACCGTACATCGCGCAGCATGGTGCGCCGCGGTCCTTTGATGATCTTGCGACACACAGGCTCGTGCGCTGTACGGGGGAATATTCCTTTTCCGAACCTATGGCCTCGACGCAGGCCCGCTATCCACAGACCACCGAGATCACCGATATATCCTCACTCGACGGGATGATCGGTCTGATCCATGCGGGCGAAGGGGTGGGAATCGCGCCGCGGGCCGAAGGCGATATCGATCCGCTCCTGGAGTTCTGTTTTGGCGATCCGGCGCTGAAACAGGGGCTCTGGCTGGTCACCAGCCGCGCGGGCCACGCCGATCCGCTCATCCGGGGGTTCATGGCGTTCTGTGCCAAGCATTTGCCCGACATCATGCGCGATCTTCCTCCCGAATGGCGGATGTAG
- a CDS encoding DUF2160 domain-containing protein, with the protein MKRLLLPALLMPGHAWAQGWGNVAKEAEEKGFSWTDPLWPSFWMAWTPVTFVLFCGIFGAIAIIAVLEITKYRDGIERVGVLGLTTTLGDRLFITLLGTAYIFLAWLGLMGQPLWAPLGLSMAWGVFCFWKV; encoded by the coding sequence ATGAAACGTCTGCTATTGCCTGCCCTGTTGATGCCGGGCCATGCCTGGGCCCAAGGATGGGGCAACGTCGCAAAAGAAGCCGAAGAAAAGGGTTTTTCGTGGACTGACCCGCTCTGGCCGAGCTTCTGGATGGCGTGGACGCCGGTCACCTTTGTCCTGTTTTGCGGAATTTTCGGCGCGATCGCGATTATCGCGGTTCTGGAAATCACGAAATACCGGGACGGAATTGAACGGGTGGGCGTGTTGGGCCTCACCACCACGCTGGGGGACCGGCTGTTCATCACGCTTCTGGGAACGGCCTACATCTTCCTTGCATGGCTTGGTCTGATGGGGCAACCGCTGTGGGCGCCATTGGGATTGTCGATGGCTTGGGGGGTCTTCTGTTTCTGGAAGGTTTGA
- a CDS encoding ATP-binding cassette domain-containing protein — MEPILKGRNLTKRYGKVTALDQCDFDLMPGEILAVIGDNGAGKSSLIKAVSGAVTPDEGEVFLDGEKVNFRSPIDARDAGIETVYQTLAMSPALSIADNMFMGRELRKPGWRGTLFKQLDRKRMEDFARDKLSELGLMTIQNINQAVETLSGGQRQGVAVARAAAFGSKVIILDEPTAALGVKESRRVLELILDVRSRGIPIILISHNMPHVFEVADRIHVHRLGKRLCVIDPKDYTMSDAVAFMTGAKDAPVQ, encoded by the coding sequence ATGGAACCCATTCTCAAAGGCCGCAATCTGACCAAGCGCTACGGCAAGGTCACGGCATTGGACCAGTGTGATTTCGACCTGATGCCCGGCGAAATTCTCGCTGTGATCGGCGACAACGGCGCGGGCAAGTCATCGCTGATCAAGGCGGTGTCAGGGGCCGTCACACCCGATGAGGGGGAGGTTTTCCTCGATGGCGAAAAGGTCAATTTCCGCTCGCCGATCGACGCACGCGATGCAGGGATCGAAACGGTCTACCAGACACTTGCCATGTCCCCTGCCCTATCGATCGCGGACAACATGTTCATGGGCCGCGAACTGCGCAAACCCGGCTGGCGCGGCACCCTGTTCAAGCAACTCGACCGCAAGCGCATGGAGGATTTTGCCCGCGACAAGCTGTCGGAGTTGGGGCTGATGACCATTCAGAACATCAATCAGGCGGTGGAGACACTGTCGGGTGGTCAGCGCCAGGGTGTTGCGGTGGCGCGCGCGGCCGCTTTCGGATCAAAGGTGATCATTCTGGATGAACCGACTGCCGCGCTTGGCGTCAAGGAATCGCGCCGCGTGCTGGAGTTGATACTCGACGTTCGCTCGCGCGGTATCCCGATCATCCTGATCAGCCACAACATGCCCCACGTGTTCGAGGTAGCAGACCGCATTCACGTCCACCGCTTGGGCAAACGGCTGTGTGTCATCGACCCCAAGGATTACACCATGTCCGACGCGGTGGCGTTCATGACCGGGGCCAAGGACGCGCCGGTGCAGTAA
- a CDS encoding carbohydrate ABC transporter permease — translation MRKRSLIPILYIAFLMLPIYWLVAMSFKTTNEILSGFSLFPQTFTLENYRVIFTDPTWYWGYINSIIYVSLNTVISVAVALPAAYAFSRYRFLGDKQLFFWLLTNRMAPAAVFALPFFQLYSSVGLFDTHLAVALAHCLFNIPLAVWILEGFMGGVPKELDETAYVDGYSFPRFFVTIFLPTIKAGVGVAAFFCFMFSWVELLLAKTLTAVAAKPIAATMTKTASSAGYELGLLAAAGTLTIIPGAIVIYFVRNYIAKGFALGRV, via the coding sequence ATGAGAAAACGCTCCCTCATTCCGATCCTCTATATCGCGTTCCTGATGTTGCCGATCTATTGGCTCGTCGCGATGAGCTTCAAGACAACGAACGAGATCCTGTCGGGCTTTTCGCTTTTCCCGCAGACATTCACGCTCGAAAACTACCGCGTCATCTTTACCGACCCGACGTGGTACTGGGGCTACATCAACTCGATCATCTACGTCTCGCTCAATACCGTAATTTCGGTGGCCGTCGCCTTGCCCGCAGCCTACGCCTTCTCGCGTTACCGGTTTCTGGGCGACAAGCAGCTTTTCTTCTGGCTGCTGACCAATCGCATGGCGCCTGCTGCCGTCTTCGCGCTGCCGTTCTTCCAGCTTTACTCGTCAGTCGGGCTGTTTGACACGCACCTCGCGGTGGCGCTGGCCCACTGTTTGTTCAACATCCCGCTTGCCGTCTGGATTCTCGAAGGGTTCATGGGGGGCGTCCCCAAGGAGCTGGACGAGACAGCCTATGTCGACGGCTATTCCTTTCCGCGCTTTTTCGTGACCATTTTCCTTCCCACGATCAAGGCGGGTGTCGGCGTGGCCGCGTTCTTCTGTTTCATGTTCTCATGGGTTGAACTGCTTTTGGCCAAGACGCTGACGGCCGTGGCGGCCAAACCCATCGCCGCGACCATGACGAAAACGGCGTCTTCTGCGGGCTACGAACTGGGGCTGCTGGCGGCTGCCGGTACGCTGACGATCATACCGGGGGCCATCGTGATCTATTTCGTACGCAACTACATCGCGAAGGGCTTTGCCCTGGGGAGAGTTTGA
- a CDS encoding ABC transporter substrate-binding protein, with protein sequence MRKYLLSATAAMAVIAGHGTAFADAAAAQKWIDQEFQPSTLSKDEQMSEMEWFIQAAEPYAGMEINVLSEGIPTHGYESEVLTKAFEEITGIKVNHQILGEGEVVQAVQTQMQTQRNLYDGYVNDSDLIGTHSRLQLAYNLTEQMAGDWSATTSPTLDLDDFMGIQFTTGPDGNLYQLPDQQFANLYWFRKDWFDDEANKAAFKEKYGYDLGVPVNWSAYEDIADFFSNDVKEVDGVAIYGHMDYGKRAPDLGWRMTDAWLSMAGTGSKGEPNGVPIDEWGIRMEEGSCNPAGASVSRGGAANGPAAVYAIRKWDEWLRKYAPPGAASYDFYQSLPALAQGNVAQQIFWYTAFTADMVKPKSEGNNTVDDAGNPLWRMAPSPHGPYWEEGQKVGYQDVGSWTFLKSTPSDRAQAAWLYAQFVTSKTVDVKKSHVGLTFIRDSSVNHESFTERAPKLGGLVEFYRSPDRVAWSPTGINVPDYPKLAQIWWQQIGDVNSGAFTPQEAMDRLAEEMDITMARMQSADEAQNIYGGCGPRLNEERDAEYWFANGGAKPKLDNEKPQGETVNYDELVARWQQ encoded by the coding sequence ATGCGTAAGTATCTACTCTCCGCGACTGCAGCTATGGCTGTCATCGCGGGGCACGGAACTGCTTTTGCCGACGCGGCGGCAGCTCAAAAATGGATTGACCAGGAATTCCAGCCATCAACGCTCAGCAAAGACGAGCAGATGTCCGAGATGGAGTGGTTCATTCAAGCGGCCGAGCCCTATGCCGGCATGGAAATCAACGTTCTGTCCGAGGGCATCCCGACGCACGGATATGAATCCGAAGTGCTGACGAAAGCCTTCGAGGAAATCACCGGTATCAAGGTCAACCACCAGATCCTCGGCGAGGGCGAAGTGGTTCAGGCCGTGCAAACGCAAATGCAGACACAGCGGAACCTCTATGACGGCTACGTCAACGATTCCGATCTGATCGGCACACACTCGCGCCTGCAACTGGCCTATAACCTGACCGAACAGATGGCGGGCGACTGGTCTGCCACCACATCGCCAACGCTGGACCTCGATGACTTCATGGGCATCCAGTTCACCACCGGTCCCGACGGCAACCTCTACCAATTGCCCGACCAGCAGTTCGCGAACCTCTACTGGTTCCGCAAGGACTGGTTCGATGACGAGGCCAACAAAGCCGCGTTCAAGGAAAAATACGGCTACGATCTGGGCGTTCCGGTCAACTGGTCGGCCTATGAAGACATCGCTGATTTCTTTTCCAACGACGTAAAAGAAGTCGACGGTGTCGCGATCTACGGCCACATGGATTACGGCAAGCGTGCGCCCGATCTGGGCTGGCGGATGACGGACGCGTGGCTGTCGATGGCGGGCACAGGCTCCAAGGGCGAGCCAAACGGCGTGCCGATCGACGAATGGGGCATCCGCATGGAAGAGGGTTCGTGCAACCCCGCAGGCGCATCCGTATCCCGCGGTGGTGCGGCGAACGGTCCTGCGGCGGTCTATGCGATCCGCAAATGGGACGAATGGCTGCGCAAATACGCACCTCCCGGTGCGGCGTCCTATGACTTCTACCAATCGCTGCCCGCACTGGCGCAAGGCAACGTGGCCCAGCAGATCTTCTGGTACACCGCCTTTACCGCCGACATGGTCAAGCCCAAGTCCGAAGGCAACAACACTGTCGACGATGCAGGCAACCCACTGTGGCGTATGGCACCCAGCCCGCATGGCCCCTACTGGGAAGAAGGCCAGAAGGTCGGCTATCAGGACGTGGGCTCCTGGACATTCCTCAAGTCCACACCCTCCGACCGTGCACAAGCGGCCTGGCTCTACGCCCAGTTCGTGACATCCAAAACTGTTGATGTGAAGAAATCCCACGTGGGTCTGACCTTCATCCGCGACAGTTCGGTCAACCACGAAAGCTTCACCGAGCGCGCGCCCAAATTGGGTGGTCTGGTCGAATTCTACCGCTCGCCAGATCGCGTGGCATGGTCGCCAACAGGCATCAACGTGCCCGACTATCCAAAGCTTGCGCAGATCTGGTGGCAGCAAATCGGTGACGTGAACTCCGGTGCCTTCACTCCGCAGGAAGCGATGGACCGTCTGGCCGAGGAGATGGACATCACCATGGCCCGGATGCAATCCGCCGATGAGGCGCAGAACATTTATGGCGGTTGTGGTCCACGCCTGAACGAAGAGCGTGATGCCGAGTACTGGTTCGCCAATGGCGGCGCCAAGCCCAAGCTGGACAACGAAAAACCGCAGGGTGAAACCGTCAACTACGACGAACTCGTCGCACGCTGGCAGCAATAA
- a CDS encoding ABC transporter permease has product MSQSDEYETAANRANDIAAFEPHKKGFIGHFHHALHTNPALVPLIVLIAAVVGFGLYLGSRFLSPFAMTLILQQVQIVGVLAAAQSLIILTAGIDLSVGALAVLTSVVMGQFTFRYGIPAPIAVGLGLAVGTALGAVSGWLVSRVKLPPFIVTLGMWQIVLAANYLYSNNETLRSQDIEAQAPFLQFLGTKFNVAGAVFTLGVLLMVILVIALAYALKHTAWGRHVYAVGDDPEAAELAGVNVHGTLMSVYMLAGFICALAGWVMIGRFGSVSPSATTGVIGNIQAITAVVIGGISLFGGRGSILGAFFGALIVGVFELGLRMAGADPQWTFLLIGVLIIAAVAVDQWIREVSS; this is encoded by the coding sequence ATGTCACAATCCGACGAATATGAAACCGCAGCCAACCGGGCCAATGACATCGCAGCCTTTGAGCCGCACAAGAAGGGCTTCATCGGCCACTTCCATCACGCATTGCACACCAACCCTGCCCTTGTCCCGCTGATCGTGCTGATCGCGGCGGTTGTGGGTTTTGGTCTCTACCTCGGCAGCCGTTTTCTGTCTCCCTTTGCGATGACGCTCATCCTGCAGCAGGTCCAGATCGTGGGCGTGCTGGCAGCGGCGCAATCGCTGATCATTCTGACCGCTGGCATTGACCTGAGTGTGGGTGCGCTGGCCGTGCTGACGTCGGTGGTGATGGGCCAGTTCACCTTTCGCTACGGCATTCCCGCGCCCATCGCGGTGGGCCTGGGGCTCGCCGTGGGTACGGCGCTGGGGGCTGTGTCAGGCTGGCTCGTCAGCCGGGTGAAACTGCCCCCCTTCATCGTGACGCTGGGCATGTGGCAAATCGTGCTGGCGGCGAATTATCTGTATTCGAACAACGAAACGCTCCGCTCTCAGGACATCGAGGCACAGGCGCCGTTCCTGCAGTTTCTGGGGACCAAATTTAATGTGGCGGGGGCCGTCTTTACGCTGGGCGTGCTGCTGATGGTTATCCTGGTCATCGCGCTGGCTTATGCGCTCAAGCACACAGCCTGGGGGCGACACGTCTACGCGGTGGGCGATGACCCCGAGGCGGCAGAGCTGGCAGGCGTCAATGTCCACGGCACGCTCATGTCTGTCTATATGCTTGCGGGCTTCATCTGTGCGCTTGCCGGATGGGTGATGATCGGAAGGTTCGGATCGGTCTCTCCTTCCGCGACGACGGGGGTTATCGGCAACATTCAGGCAATCACCGCCGTGGTGATCGGGGGCATATCGTTGTTCGGGGGGCGCGGATCGATACTGGGTGCGTTCTTCGGGGCCCTGATCGTCGGCGTGTTCGAACTGGGTCTGCGCATGGCGGGGGCCGATCCGCAGTGGACCTTCCTTCTTATCGGTGTGTTGATCATTGCCGCTGTCGCCGTCGACCAGTGGATCCGGGAGGTATCATCGTGA
- a CDS encoding ABC transporter ATP-binding protein — MAKITLSNLRHSYLDNPASPADYALKEIDLDWEDGGAYALLGPSGCGKSTLLNIISGLLTPSEGRILFDDRDVTALPPDQRNIAQVFQFPVIYDTMTVRENLAFPLRNRGVDEARIKARVGEIATMLEVEDMLDIRAAHLSPDNKQKISMGRGLVRDDVNVVMFDEPLTVIDPHLKWKLRSKLKELHQRVQATMIYVTHDQTEALTFADQVVVMQEGEIVQIGTPVELFERPQHTFVGHFIGSPGMNVLPVSQHGDSALFEGQPVRLEGRIVGSGGQTQLGIRPEFVSLADDGLAARVRKVSDIGRHAVVEAMVGDTPVKAIVEGAVPERGAEVHLAFRPDQTRLYRDGWLATEAGA; from the coding sequence ATGGCGAAAATCACACTCTCAAACTTGCGGCATTCCTATCTCGACAATCCCGCATCCCCCGCCGACTACGCGCTCAAGGAAATCGACCTCGACTGGGAAGACGGCGGTGCCTATGCCCTGTTGGGGCCTTCGGGATGCGGAAAGTCAACGCTGCTCAACATCATCTCGGGCCTGTTGACCCCGTCCGAGGGCCGGATCCTGTTCGATGATCGCGATGTCACGGCGCTGCCGCCCGATCAGCGCAACATCGCGCAGGTTTTCCAGTTTCCGGTGATCTACGATACGATGACCGTCCGCGAGAACCTTGCGTTCCCCTTGCGCAACCGCGGTGTCGACGAAGCGCGCATCAAGGCGCGGGTGGGTGAAATTGCTACCATGCTCGAAGTCGAAGACATGCTCGACATTCGCGCGGCGCACCTGTCGCCTGACAACAAGCAGAAAATCTCGATGGGCCGCGGGCTGGTGCGCGACGACGTGAACGTGGTGATGTTTGACGAACCGCTGACCGTGATCGATCCGCATCTGAAATGGAAACTGCGATCAAAGCTGAAGGAACTGCATCAAAGGGTGCAGGCCACGATGATCTACGTGACGCACGACCAGACCGAAGCGCTCACCTTCGCCGATCAGGTGGTGGTGATGCAGGAGGGTGAAATCGTCCAGATCGGCACGCCGGTCGAGCTGTTCGAGCGGCCTCAGCACACCTTTGTCGGGCACTTTATCGGATCACCGGGGATGAACGTGCTGCCGGTATCGCAACATGGCGACAGCGCGCTTTTCGAAGGCCAACCTGTCAGGCTCGAAGGGCGGATTGTGGGAAGCGGGGGGCAGACGCAATTGGGCATCAGGCCCGAATTTGTGTCGCTCGCCGATGACGGTCTGGCCGCGCGCGTCCGCAAGGTGTCGGACATCGGCCGCCACGCGGTGGTGGAGGCGATGGTGGGCGACACGCCGGTCAAGGCCATCGTCGAAGGCGCCGTGCCCGAACGGGGGGCAGAGGTGCATCTGGCCTTCCGTCCCGATCAGACCCGACTTTACCGTGATGGATGGCTCGCAACGGAGGCAGGGGCATGA
- a CDS encoding ABC transporter ATP-binding protein has translation MTIELKQASKVTRGITHIKPTSLVLETGHFNVLLGQTGAGKTSLIKLMAGLDPLASGEVWMDGQDVSRLSTQKRNISLVHQFFVNYPQMTVYDNIASPLRVAGMAKSEIQGRVEEAADILQLRPMLKRRPQELSGGQQQRCALARAIAKESRAVFLDEPLANLDYKLREELREQLPELFAGRGAVVVYATSEPEEALLLGGRTALMDDGRVTQFGPTAEIYRKPDNLTAARVFSDPPINAAAITKTGTVARLPNGVEWTLTGAAASLADGSYTVAIRPHHVSPVQGPSDRVALNGTVLVTELSGSESSAHFQMGDDGWVSLAHGVHPYEVGADHAFFMNPDNAFYFAPDGRLVA, from the coding sequence ATGACAATCGAGCTGAAGCAGGCCAGCAAAGTGACCCGCGGGATCACCCATATCAAGCCGACCTCGCTGGTGTTGGAGACCGGGCATTTCAACGTGCTGCTGGGCCAGACCGGGGCGGGCAAGACATCCCTGATCAAACTGATGGCGGGGCTTGATCCGCTGGCCTCCGGCGAGGTCTGGATGGACGGGCAGGACGTGTCGCGCCTGTCGACGCAGAAACGCAACATCAGTCTTGTTCACCAGTTTTTCGTCAACTACCCGCAGATGACAGTCTACGACAATATCGCTTCGCCCCTGCGGGTTGCGGGCATGGCGAAATCGGAAATACAGGGCCGCGTGGAAGAGGCCGCCGACATTCTCCAACTGCGTCCGATGCTGAAACGGCGTCCGCAGGAACTGTCGGGCGGCCAGCAGCAGCGGTGTGCGCTGGCGCGCGCCATTGCCAAGGAAAGCCGGGCCGTTTTCCTCGACGAACCGCTGGCAAATCTGGACTATAAACTGCGCGAAGAACTGCGTGAGCAATTGCCGGAGCTTTTTGCCGGGCGCGGCGCCGTCGTGGTCTATGCGACATCCGAGCCTGAGGAGGCATTGCTGCTGGGCGGGCGGACGGCCCTGATGGACGATGGGCGCGTGACGCAATTCGGGCCCACGGCCGAGATCTACCGCAAACCGGACAATCTGACCGCGGCGCGGGTGTTTTCTGACCCGCCGATCAATGCCGCCGCGATCACCAAGACGGGTACCGTTGCGCGGCTTCCCAATGGTGTGGAGTGGACCCTGACCGGTGCCGCCGCGTCTCTCGCCGATGGCAGCTATACCGTCGCGATCCGACCCCACCATGTCAGCCCCGTGCAAGGACCATCGGACCGTGTGGCGCTCAACGGGACGGTCCTTGTGACCGAATTGTCCGGATCGGAGTCGAGCGCGCATTTCCAGATGGGTGACGATGGGTGGGTCTCTTTGGCACATGGCGTGCACCCCTACGAGGTTGGCGCGGACCATGCCTTTTTCATGAACCCTGACAACGCATTCTACTTCGCACCCGACGGGAGGCTCGTGGCCTGA
- a CDS encoding carbohydrate ABC transporter permease, whose protein sequence is MKTENQKAWFFVLPVLLLVAFNALVPIMTVVNYSVQETFGNNIFFWQGLDWFEQILRSDRFQAALGRQFLFTFLILIIEVPLGIIIALSMPRKGFWVPVCLVLMALPMLIPWNVVGSMWNILTLPKIGLLGYFLNDVLGINYDMTQQPISAWITIIVMDVWHWTSLVVLLSYAGLVSIPDAYYQAAKIDGASPWKVFRYIQLPKMKTVLTIAILLRFMDSFNIYTEPFVLTGGGPGNSTTLLSIDLVKIALGQFDLGPAAAMSLIYFAITLLVSWLFYTLMTKDDAQ, encoded by the coding sequence ATGAAAACCGAAAATCAGAAGGCATGGTTCTTTGTGCTTCCGGTGCTGTTGCTGGTCGCCTTCAACGCGCTCGTGCCGATCATGACTGTCGTGAACTATTCCGTGCAGGAAACGTTCGGCAACAACATCTTCTTCTGGCAAGGGCTGGACTGGTTCGAACAGATCCTGCGCTCTGACCGCTTTCAGGCGGCACTCGGGCGACAGTTCCTCTTCACCTTCCTTATCCTCATCATCGAGGTCCCGCTCGGTATCATCATAGCGCTGTCGATGCCGCGCAAAGGGTTCTGGGTGCCCGTCTGTCTGGTGCTGATGGCGCTGCCCATGCTGATCCCGTGGAATGTCGTCGGCTCCATGTGGAACATCCTCACGCTGCCCAAGATCGGTCTGCTGGGATATTTCCTCAACGATGTGCTGGGCATTAACTATGACATGACGCAGCAACCGATTTCGGCGTGGATCACGATCATCGTGATGGACGTGTGGCACTGGACATCGCTTGTTGTACTGCTGAGCTATGCCGGTCTGGTATCGATCCCCGACGCCTATTATCAGGCGGCCAAGATCGACGGCGCAAGCCCTTGGAAGGTGTTTCGCTATATCCAGCTGCCCAAGATGAAGACGGTGCTGACCATCGCAATCCTGCTGCGCTTCATGGACAGTTTCAACATCTACACCGAACCCTTCGTGCTGACGGGCGGCGGGCCGGGCAATTCGACCACGCTGCTGTCGATTGATCTGGTCAAGATCGCGCTGGGTCAGTTCGATCTGGGTCCTGCGGCGGCCATGAGCCTGATCTACTTTGCAATCACGCTTCTGGTGTCGTGGCTGTTCTACACACTGATGACAAAGGACGATGCGCAATGA